In Euwallacea fornicatus isolate EFF26 chromosome 2, ASM4011564v1, whole genome shotgun sequence, one genomic interval encodes:
- the LOC136348469 gene encoding protein odr-4 homolog — MARQSEAKTLFVTYLSNIANNYKCAVGLILGQISMKTFYIDYLAKTPPFQSEQDKNEGKPSKPIRSIQEVNESWMADHAKHATRMLPGGMYVLGVFAVTDEDILNPLSPKIKSILNALEKNLAAQPYLFGTGCNDKIVLHFCSKTHKYSAKIYDVVTLRVYPMDIKVVEEGMKLVNFLCTYQIDQIYHLRQNETSGPLRKHIKVMLDGINSKLEDGIILFDNEAKEFDDKIENLGKKRKRISTSKVDNSESSKPTGVTIFEKCVPIGDQIVPTSIGGQIRVVGEVVSQFWISSKSTFREAVRAVKEDIMRSLSTRMEMHWDSLTEEELSEDINSVHEPPRRVLITLPESNITVSDYLFPGEGPEDSKMSLEEILDVKSYGHLDFLDLEGQADISQYYKETSAPQTRSEDFLPTIAADSNRVMYLIGLSGALLILVVSLLLHYMEV; from the exons ATGGCCCGTCAATCTGAAGCAAAAACACTCTTCGTTACCTATTTGTCAAACATCGCCAATAACTACAAATGCGCCGTGGGCCTCATTTTAGGCCAG ATCAGCATGAAAACATTCTACATAGACTATTTGGCAAAGACGCCTCCTTTCCAAAGCGAACAGGACAAGAATGAAGGCAAGCCTAGTAAACCCATAAGGAGCATTCAAGAAGTCAATGAGAGTTGGATGGCAGATCATGCAAAGCATGCCACTAGGATGCTGCCTGGTGGCATGTATGTTTTAGGGGTGTTTGCCGTGACTGATGAGGACATTTTGAATCCTTTAAGCCCCAAGATAAAGTCCATCTTAAATGCTCTTGAAAAGAATTTAGCAGCTCAGCCTTATTTGTTTGGAACTGGCTGCAATGACAAAATTGTGTTgcacttttgttcaaaaaccCATAAATATTCGGCAAAAATTTATGATGTAGTAACTTTAAGAGTGTATCCAATGGACATTAAGGTAGTTGAAGAAGGTATGAAgttggtgaattttttgtgcacatatcaaattgatcaaatCTATCATCTGAGACAAAATGAGACTTCTGGACCTTTGCGGAAACACATAAAAGTAATGCTAGATGGCATCAATAGTAAGCTTGAAGATGgaattatattatttgataATGAAGCTAAAGAATTTGatgacaaaattgaaaacttgggcaaaaagagaaaaaggaTCTCCACAAGTAAAGTTGATAATAGTGAAAGTAGCAAGCCAACTGGAgtgacaatttttgaaaaatgtgttcCAATAGGAGATCAAATAGTGCCTACAAGTATAGGGGGACAGATAAGGGTAGTAGGAGAAGTTGTAAGTCAATTCTGGATCAGCTCTAAAAGTACTTTCAGAGAGGCTGTGAGGGCAGTTAAGGAGGATATAATGAGGAGTTTGAGTACAAGAATGGAGATGCATTGGGATTCTTTGACTGAAGAGGAGCTGAGTGAAG ACATTAATAGTGTTCATGAACCCCCAAGAAGAGTTTTAATTACCCTACCAGAGAGCAACATAACTGTGTcagattatttatttcctgGGGAGGGCCCAGAAGACTCTAAAATGTCATTAGAGGAAATTCTGGATGTGAAATCTTATGGTCATTTAGATTTTTTGGATCTAGAGGGACAAGCAG ATATTTCTCAATACTATAAGGAAACCAGCGCGCCCCAGACTAGAAGTGAAGACTTTTTACCGACAATTGCTGCAGACTCCAATAGAGTTATGTATTTGATAGGATTATCTGGGGctttgttaattttagttGTTTCCTTGCTTTTGCACTATATGGAGGTTTGA
- the LOC136348618 gene encoding uncharacterized protein, which translates to MPFQVKQFSVVVTIFLAVQYSYCVSDLPEETCETLPSEIHITKEEFDELGRLQRTCNGEVSVNKCEGSCKSQVQPSVITPTGFLKECYCCRESYLRERVITLSHCYDPDGVRLTTEGENSLDVKLREPSECKCYKCGTDECQVTPVIHVLQYPGCVPKPIPSFACTGRCASYIQVSGSKIWQMERSCMCCQESGEREASVSLFCPKAKPGDRKFIKVTTKAPLECMCRPCTGVEESAVIPQEIAGYSDEGPLSGHFMRSHIQ; encoded by the exons ATGCCTTTCCAAGTCAAGCAATTTTCAGTTGTTGTTACAATATTCCTGGCGGTTCAATACAGTTATTGTGTCAGTGATCTTCCTGAGGAGACGTGTGAGACTTTGCCCTCGGAAATACACATAACTAAAG AGGAGTTTGATGAGCTGGGGAGGCTGCAACGCACCTGCAACGGCGAAGTGAGCGTCAACAAGTGTGAAGGCTCCTGCAAAAGCCAAGTGCAGCCGTCGGTAATAACTCCAACAGGATTTTTGAAG GAGTGCTACTGCTGCCGTGAAAGTTACTTAAGAGAACGAGTAATAACATTGAGCCACTGCTATGACCCTGACGGAGTTCGTCTTACTACCGAAGGAGAGAACTCATTAGATGTCAAGCTACGTGAGCCTTCAGAGtgtaaatgttacaaatgtgg GACTGACGAATGCCAAGTAACCCCAGTAATCCATGTACTACAATATCCAGGATGTGTCCCCAAGCCAATACCGAGCTTTGCCTGTACTGGGAGATGTGCTTCTTATATCCAG GTATCGGGGagtaaaatttggcaaatggaGCGATCTTGTATGTGTTGCCAGGAATCAGGAGAACGCGAAGCTTCCGTATCTCTCTTTTGCCCCAAAGCGAAACCGGGAGATAGGAAGTTTATTAAG gTAACTACCAAAGCACCCCTTGAATGTATGTGCCGTCCGTGTACTGGAGTTGAAGAGAGCGCGGTTATTCCCCAAGAAATTGCCGGATATTCTGACGAGGGACCTTTGTCAGGACATTTTATGCGGTCTCACATTCAGTAG
- the LOC136348461 gene encoding zinc finger CCCH domain-containing protein 10-like — protein sequence MSDTSEEICERQCTDKEGDNVCRDFVRGICDRKSCKYKHDNDIRPLNFCHDYQNNICPRLNCKFIHCTPEEVEAYKRTGEMSNQILAEATRKSQLPGTPPVCNQFKKGLCRRTHCKFRHVTREQEEQEILELIQNNIQRKHHSGIIHESHSVNESERIFPTAILRRNGPSYDDYQESGIPLAKRRLVVAEEMLNREIQLEADRNRNLFKGYFTGSPPLGVLGRVDARTLMLEEENNLLHKEVAQLKKQVQDLTATNEFLLDQNATLRVTNIQQNVPAVTLTNSAQPPQVIRTVTASVATVPVSLATVTTGTPVSGNPVSIAGCPTVSIASPAQILAPSQQILVTTNPGQLALTNASQQQQLLANTAQQLTVANVANVSPHSQQQQQLALAANTTQQLTVANVPPQQLTLANTNSQLLQSNLAATNQITAAINTSQAIAMSNNGASTQPMVSYPIMAQNLSHPLAH from the exons ATGTCGGACACGTCGGAGGAAATCTGTGAGAGACAATGTACCGATAAGGAGGGCGACAACGTTTGCAGGGATTTCGTTAGAGGAATTTGCGACAGGAAGTCTTGTAAATACAAACACGATAACGACATTCGGCCTCTCAATTTCTGTCATGACTACCAGAATAATATTTGTCCTAGGTTGAATTGCAA ATTTATTCACTGCACTCCTGAGGAAGTGGAAGCATATAAACGCACGGGTGAAATGTCCAATCAGATATTAGCGGAAGCTACCCGGAAAAGTCAACTTCCCGGAACTCCGCCAGTTTGTAACCAGTTCAAAAAGGGACTATGCCGGAGAACGCACTGTAAATTTCGGCATGTAACGCGTGAGCAGGAAGAACAGGAGATCCTGGAACTtatccaaaataatatacaaaggAAACATCATTCTGGCATCATTCATGAATCTCATTCTGTTAATG AATCTGAGAGAATCTTCCCTACAGCCATCCTACGACGAAACGGTCCCAGTTATGACGACTACCAAGAAAGCGGCATTCCGTTGGCAAAACGTCGCCTCGTCGTCGCTGAAGAGATGCTCAATCGCGAAATTCAATTAGAGGCTGACCGGAACCGAAACCTCTTCAAAGGCTATTTCACTGGCAGTCCGCCCCTTGGAGTACTCGGTCGCGTGGATGCCCGCACTCTCATGCTTGAGGAGGAGAACAACCTGCTTCACAAAGAGGTGGCGCAGCTAAAGAAACAAGTGCAAGATTTGACGGCAACTAATGAGTTTTTGTTGGATCAAAATGCCACATTGCGGGTTACAAACATTCAACAAAACGTGCCTGCTGTCACATTAACCAACAGTGCGCAGCCGCCCCAAGTTATCCGAACAGTAACAGCCAGCGTTGCCACTGTTCCTGTAAGTCTGGCGACCGTCACCACTGGAACTCCTGTGTCTGGCAATCCTGTATCCATTGCGGGGTGTCCTACTGTCAGCATAGCATCCCCTGCGCAGATTTTGGCTCCCAGTCAGCAAATATTAGTGACTACAAATCCCGGACAGTTGGCCTTGACCAATGCCTCGCAACAGCAGCAATTGTTGGCAAATACTGCTCAACAATTAACAGTCGCCAATGTTGCCAACGTTTCTCCGCACTCACAGCAACAGCAACAGTTGGCTTTGGCGGCGAATACCACGCAACAATTGACGGTGGCAAATGTGCCTCCACAGCAATTGACATTAGCCAATACAAATTCGCAGCTGTTGCAGTCAAACTTGGCGGCAACCAATCAGATTACAGCCGCCATTAATACGTCACAGGCAATTGCAATGTCGAATAATGGTGCGTCGACGCAGCCGATGGTGTCGTACCCAATCATGGCGCAGAATTTGAGCCATCCTCTGGCGCATTAA
- the LOC136348563 gene encoding alpha-aspartyl dipeptidase isoform X5: MLSLTMTNTCKWCNNPSKNGVESIHNLEEPVEAIQRSEAIFVGGGNTFRLLKALYDNNLIQPIRNRVLKHGIPYISASAGTNVATRSINTTNDMPIVYPSSFEALKLIPFNINPHYLDADLNSKHKGETRQQRIEEYLEEDDSSTVLGLREGGTLYVEGSNAFLKGISGARLFVKGKEPLEIQLNSDLSQLLKED; the protein is encoded by the exons ATGCTCTCACTAACCATGACAAATACTTGCAAATGGTGCAACAACCCTTCCAAAAATGGG GTTGAAAGTATCCATAATTTGGAAGAACCAGTTGAAGCAATTCAAAGGTCTGAAGCAATTTTTGTTGGAGGTGGTAACACATTCCGACTACTGAAAGCACTATATGACAATAATTTAATCCAGCCAATTAGAAATAGAGTTTTAAAGCATGGAATTCCCTACATATCTGCAAGTGCAG gtACCAATGTAGCTACCAGAAGCATCAACACCACCAATGACATGCCTATAGTATATCCTTCAAGTTTTGAGGCTCTAAAACTAATTCCGTTCAACATTAACCCTCACTACTTAGATGCAGATCTTAATTCAAAACATAAAGGGGAAACACGTCAGCAAAGAATAGAGGAATATCTTGAAGAGGATGATTCAAGCACTGTTTTAGGGCTCAGAGAGGGGGGTACATTGTATGTTGAAGGAAGTAACGCTTTTTTGAAAGGAATATCTGGTGCTCGGCTCTTTGTTAA agGTAAAGAGcctttggaaattcaactcaaTTCTGACTTGAGTCAATTACTCAAAGAAGACTGA
- the LOC136348563 gene encoding alpha-aspartyl dipeptidase isoform X1 — translation MAKRQLLLLSSSRVHGFDFLEYAAQDINDLLAKNNVSTVLFIPYALTNHDKYLQMVQQPFQKWGFKVESIHNLEEPVEAIQRSEAIFVGGGNTFRLLKALYDNNLIQPIRNRVLKHGIPYISASAGTNVATRSINTTNDMPIVYPSSFEALKLIPFNINPHYLDADLNSKHKGETRQQRIEEYLEEDDSSTVLGLREGGTLYVEGSNAFLKGISGARLFVKGKEPLEIQLNSDLSQLLKED, via the exons ATGGCTAAAAGGCAGCTTCTGCTCTTATCCTCATCTCGAGTCCATGGATTTGATTTCTTAGAATATGCAGCTCAGGatataaatgatttacttgcGAA AAATAATGTATCCACAGTACTCTTCATCCCTTATGCTCTCACTAACCATGACAAATACTTGCAAATGGTGCAACAACCCTTCCAAAAATGGG GCTTTAAGGTTGAAAGTATCCATAATTTGGAAGAACCAGTTGAAGCAATTCAAAGGTCTGAAGCAATTTTTGTTGGAGGTGGTAACACATTCCGACTACTGAAAGCACTATATGACAATAATTTAATCCAGCCAATTAGAAATAGAGTTTTAAAGCATGGAATTCCCTACATATCTGCAAGTGCAG gtACCAATGTAGCTACCAGAAGCATCAACACCACCAATGACATGCCTATAGTATATCCTTCAAGTTTTGAGGCTCTAAAACTAATTCCGTTCAACATTAACCCTCACTACTTAGATGCAGATCTTAATTCAAAACATAAAGGGGAAACACGTCAGCAAAGAATAGAGGAATATCTTGAAGAGGATGATTCAAGCACTGTTTTAGGGCTCAGAGAGGGGGGTACATTGTATGTTGAAGGAAGTAACGCTTTTTTGAAAGGAATATCTGGTGCTCGGCTCTTTGTTAA agGTAAAGAGcctttggaaattcaactcaaTTCTGACTTGAGTCAATTACTCAAAGAAGACTGA
- the LOC136348563 gene encoding alpha-aspartyl dipeptidase isoform X2: MIYLRKIMYPQYSSSLMLSLTMTNTCKWCNNPSKNGVESIHNLEEPVEAIQRSEAIFVGGGNTFRLLKALYDNNLIQPIRNRVLKHGIPYISASAGTNVATRSINTTNDMPIVYPSSFEALKLIPFNINPHYLDADLNSKHKGETRQQRIEEYLEEDDSSTVLGLREGGTLYVEGSNAFLKGISGARLFVKGKEPLEIQLNSDLSQLLKED; encoded by the exons atgatttacttgcGAA AAATAATGTATCCACAGTACTCTTCATCCCTTATGCTCTCACTAACCATGACAAATACTTGCAAATGGTGCAACAACCCTTCCAAAAATGGG GTTGAAAGTATCCATAATTTGGAAGAACCAGTTGAAGCAATTCAAAGGTCTGAAGCAATTTTTGTTGGAGGTGGTAACACATTCCGACTACTGAAAGCACTATATGACAATAATTTAATCCAGCCAATTAGAAATAGAGTTTTAAAGCATGGAATTCCCTACATATCTGCAAGTGCAG gtACCAATGTAGCTACCAGAAGCATCAACACCACCAATGACATGCCTATAGTATATCCTTCAAGTTTTGAGGCTCTAAAACTAATTCCGTTCAACATTAACCCTCACTACTTAGATGCAGATCTTAATTCAAAACATAAAGGGGAAACACGTCAGCAAAGAATAGAGGAATATCTTGAAGAGGATGATTCAAGCACTGTTTTAGGGCTCAGAGAGGGGGGTACATTGTATGTTGAAGGAAGTAACGCTTTTTTGAAAGGAATATCTGGTGCTCGGCTCTTTGTTAA agGTAAAGAGcctttggaaattcaactcaaTTCTGACTTGAGTCAATTACTCAAAGAAGACTGA
- the LOC136348563 gene encoding alpha-aspartyl dipeptidase isoform X4, whose product MAKRQLLLLSSSRVHGFDFLEYAAQDINDLLAKNNVSTVLFIPYALTNHDKYLQMVQQPFQKWGFKVESIHNLEEPVEAIQRSEAIFVGGGNTFRLLKALYDNNLIQPIRNRVLKHGIPYISASADADLNSKHKGETRQQRIEEYLEEDDSSTVLGLREGGTLYVEGSNAFLKGISGARLFVKGKEPLEIQLNSDLSQLLKED is encoded by the exons ATGGCTAAAAGGCAGCTTCTGCTCTTATCCTCATCTCGAGTCCATGGATTTGATTTCTTAGAATATGCAGCTCAGGatataaatgatttacttgcGAA AAATAATGTATCCACAGTACTCTTCATCCCTTATGCTCTCACTAACCATGACAAATACTTGCAAATGGTGCAACAACCCTTCCAAAAATGGG GCTTTAAGGTTGAAAGTATCCATAATTTGGAAGAACCAGTTGAAGCAATTCAAAGGTCTGAAGCAATTTTTGTTGGAGGTGGTAACACATTCCGACTACTGAAAGCACTATATGACAATAATTTAATCCAGCCAATTAGAAATAGAGTTTTAAAGCATGGAATTCCCTACATATCTGCAAGTGCAG ATGCAGATCTTAATTCAAAACATAAAGGGGAAACACGTCAGCAAAGAATAGAGGAATATCTTGAAGAGGATGATTCAAGCACTGTTTTAGGGCTCAGAGAGGGGGGTACATTGTATGTTGAAGGAAGTAACGCTTTTTTGAAAGGAATATCTGGTGCTCGGCTCTTTGTTAA agGTAAAGAGcctttggaaattcaactcaaTTCTGACTTGAGTCAATTACTCAAAGAAGACTGA
- the LOC136348563 gene encoding alpha-aspartyl dipeptidase isoform X3 encodes MIYLRILFIPYALTNHDKYLQMVQQPFQKWGFKVESIHNLEEPVEAIQRSEAIFVGGGNTFRLLKALYDNNLIQPIRNRVLKHGIPYISASAGTNVATRSINTTNDMPIVYPSSFEALKLIPFNINPHYLDADLNSKHKGETRQQRIEEYLEEDDSSTVLGLREGGTLYVEGSNAFLKGISGARLFVKGKEPLEIQLNSDLSQLLKED; translated from the exons atgatttacttgcGAA TACTCTTCATCCCTTATGCTCTCACTAACCATGACAAATACTTGCAAATGGTGCAACAACCCTTCCAAAAATGGG GCTTTAAGGTTGAAAGTATCCATAATTTGGAAGAACCAGTTGAAGCAATTCAAAGGTCTGAAGCAATTTTTGTTGGAGGTGGTAACACATTCCGACTACTGAAAGCACTATATGACAATAATTTAATCCAGCCAATTAGAAATAGAGTTTTAAAGCATGGAATTCCCTACATATCTGCAAGTGCAG gtACCAATGTAGCTACCAGAAGCATCAACACCACCAATGACATGCCTATAGTATATCCTTCAAGTTTTGAGGCTCTAAAACTAATTCCGTTCAACATTAACCCTCACTACTTAGATGCAGATCTTAATTCAAAACATAAAGGGGAAACACGTCAGCAAAGAATAGAGGAATATCTTGAAGAGGATGATTCAAGCACTGTTTTAGGGCTCAGAGAGGGGGGTACATTGTATGTTGAAGGAAGTAACGCTTTTTTGAAAGGAATATCTGGTGCTCGGCTCTTTGTTAA agGTAAAGAGcctttggaaattcaactcaaTTCTGACTTGAGTCAATTACTCAAAGAAGACTGA